From the genome of Bradyrhizobium sp. SZCCHNS1050, one region includes:
- a CDS encoding glycosyltransferase family 2 protein, with translation MSTETPVAVSIVVPVRNEAGNITPLITEIAAALDGLWAYEIIYVNDGSTDDTAQRLAEEMARRPNLRVLRHEKSSGQSAAVRSGIRAAHGAMVATLDGDGQNNPAFLPDLIAALEKGGAGVGLVAGQRVGRKDTGFKKLQSRLANKIRNAVLHDGTRDTGCGLKAVRRDVFLMMPYFDGLHRFLPALVRREGYDIAYIDVTDRPRHSGVSNYGFFDRLWIGIMDLAGVWWLIRRKKPTPVVIEVK, from the coding sequence TTGTCGACCGAAACCCCCGTTGCCGTCTCCATCGTCGTTCCCGTGCGCAACGAGGCCGGCAACATCACGCCCCTGATCACCGAGATCGCGGCCGCGCTCGACGGTCTCTGGGCCTATGAGATCATCTACGTCAACGACGGCTCGACCGATGACACCGCGCAACGGCTCGCCGAGGAGATGGCGCGGCGGCCGAACCTGCGCGTGCTGCGCCATGAGAAGTCGTCCGGGCAATCGGCGGCCGTCAGAAGCGGCATCCGCGCGGCCCACGGCGCGATGGTTGCGACGCTGGACGGCGACGGGCAGAACAATCCCGCCTTCCTGCCCGACCTCATCGCTGCGCTCGAAAAGGGCGGGGCGGGTGTCGGCCTCGTCGCAGGCCAGCGCGTCGGTCGCAAGGACACCGGCTTCAAGAAACTGCAATCGCGGCTTGCCAACAAGATCCGCAATGCGGTGCTGCATGACGGCACCCGCGATACCGGCTGCGGCCTCAAGGCGGTCCGCCGCGACGTCTTCCTGATGATGCCGTATTTCGATGGTCTGCACCGCTTCCTTCCCGCCCTGGTGCGGCGTGAGGGCTACGACATCGCCTACATCGACGTGACAGATCGACCCCGGCACTCCGGTGTCTCGAACTACGGGTTCTTCGACCGGCTCTGGATCGGGATCATGGATCTCGCCGGCGTGTGGTGGCTGATCCGCCGCAAGAAGCCGACGCCGGTTGTGATCGAGGTAAAGTAA
- a CDS encoding alpha-2-macroglobulin produces the protein MIGLVRAAVLCAIMALGLASAHAADKAFKRDDLADAAIKLEAQIKSEAGAVNKPLATLRTDADAALRRNDLRTGLQILGQIATAAPDDSGNWLRLAHTVLNQIKPINPSEQTFLLERASTAAYIAYQRAGNAGEEADALAVLGKTMAERKLWRPALDTLRMSLELREVADVRGQYERMRDEHGFKLLDYTVDSDSASPRACFQFSEDLAKRTDFSPFVAQAGNDKPALTSEDKQLCVEGLKHGERYNINLRAGLPSGVKESLPKSAEFNIYVRDRKPFVRFTGKAYVLPRIGQKGIPLVSVNTPAVTVNVFRIGDRNLINTVIDSDFQRPLSSYQLTDLGNERGMKVWSGELSTAMTLNQDVTTAFPVDQALSDMQPGVYVMTAAPKGPTSGNDEDGGQLATQWFIVSDLGVAAFSGNDGIHVFVNSLASTDPVARAEVRLVARNNEILATRKTDDAGHVLFETGLARGEGGLSPAMLTVSGEKTDYAFLSLKTSAFDLSDRGVAGREAPTGPDAFVYSERGVYRSNETVYLTALLRDGKGNAMTGTPLTLVVERPDGVEFRRAVLPDQGAGGRSFSVALNSAVPTGTYRVRAFTDPKGTAVGETTFMVEDYVPERLEFDLSSKDKQIKAETPVEVKVDGHFLYGAPASGLQLEGDLLVTTAPERPGFPGYQFGVADEESASNERSPIEGMPETDEKGAATFPVSLPKPPSSSRPQEAQIYVRLAETGGRAVERKLVLPVAPKAAQIGIKPSFSGKSVGEGDKAEFDVVFVSPEGKTLARSGLRYELLKIESRYQWYRQNSYWEYEPVKSTRRVGDGDVTISANKPARLSFQPEAGRYRLDVKSADADGPVTSLQFDVGWYTDGSADTPDLLETSLDKPQYQSGESMIVTVNARTAGKLTVNVLGDRLLTTQTTEVKEGTNQVKLAVGKDWGTGAYVVTTLRRPLDASAQRMPGRALGVAWFGIDKSARTLNVALTPPALVRPGSALKIPVKVGGLNPGEDAKIVIAAVDVGILNLTNYKPPAPDDYYLGQRQLSAEIRDLYGQLIDGMQGTRGQIRSGGDSGGAELQGSPPTQKPLALYSGIVTVGPDGTAEVSFDIPEFAGTARVMAVAWSATKVGRANVDVTVRDPVVLTATLPRFLLSGDRGTLSFDLDNVEGAPGDYVVGVKASGPVKVSGNANVTLKLAAKQRASSTLPLDASGTGTAQLDVDIKGPNGLALARHYQLDVKPATQVLARRSIRTLAKGESLTLTSDMFNDLVAGTGTVSLSAGLSTALDAATILKALDRYPHGCSEQITSRAMPLLYVNELAAGAHLAMDTEVDQRIRDSIDRLLARQGSNGSFGLWSAGGDDPWLDAYVTDFLTRAREKGFAVPDVLFKSALDRVRNSVVNAEEPEKSGGRDLAYGLYVLARNGAAPIGDLRYLADTKLGNLATPIAKAQLAAALALVGDRARAERVYAAAADSLAPKPVLVFGRTDYGSDLRDAAALVSLAGEGNAPRATLTQAVTRVEAARGLTPYTSTQENAWMVLAARALAKETLTLDVNGQAVKQALYRSYKAAELSGQPLKITNTGDAPVQAVVSVSGSPLTPEPAASNGFKIERGYYTLDGKPADIRTAKQNDRFAVVLKVTEAKPEYGHIMVSDYLPAGLEIDNPHLVSSGDSGTLDWIEDGQEPVNTEFRDDRFTAALDRAADSKSVFTVAYVVRAVSPGKYVLPQAYVEDMYNPSRYGRTGTGSVEVRAAK, from the coding sequence ATGATCGGTCTGGTTCGCGCCGCCGTCCTCTGCGCCATCATGGCGCTCGGTCTTGCTTCTGCCCACGCCGCCGACAAGGCGTTCAAGCGCGACGACCTCGCCGATGCCGCGATCAAGCTGGAGGCGCAGATCAAGAGCGAGGCGGGGGCGGTGAACAAGCCGCTGGCGACGCTTCGCACCGATGCCGACGCGGCGCTGCGGCGGAACGACCTACGGACCGGCCTGCAGATCCTCGGGCAGATCGCGACCGCTGCGCCGGATGATTCCGGTAACTGGCTGCGGCTGGCGCACACCGTGCTCAACCAGATCAAGCCGATCAATCCGTCGGAGCAGACCTTCCTCCTGGAGCGGGCCTCGACGGCGGCCTACATCGCCTATCAGCGCGCCGGAAATGCCGGCGAGGAGGCGGATGCGCTGGCCGTGCTCGGCAAGACCATGGCCGAGCGCAAGCTGTGGCGGCCAGCGCTGGATACGCTCAGGATGTCGCTCGAGCTGCGTGAGGTGGCCGATGTCCGTGGGCAGTATGAGCGGATGCGCGACGAGCACGGCTTCAAGCTGCTCGACTACACCGTGGATTCGGACTCGGCGAGCCCGCGCGCCTGCTTCCAGTTCTCCGAGGATCTCGCCAAGCGCACCGACTTCTCGCCGTTCGTGGCCCAGGCCGGCAATGACAAGCCGGCGCTGACCTCGGAGGACAAGCAGCTCTGCGTCGAGGGTCTCAAGCACGGCGAGCGCTACAACATCAATCTGCGCGCCGGGCTGCCGTCGGGCGTCAAGGAGAGCCTGCCGAAATCGGCCGAGTTCAACATCTATGTTCGCGACCGCAAGCCGTTCGTGCGCTTCACCGGCAAGGCCTATGTGCTGCCGCGCATCGGGCAGAAGGGCATTCCGCTGGTCAGCGTCAACACGCCGGCGGTCACCGTCAACGTGTTCCGGATCGGCGACCGCAATTTGATCAACACCGTCATCGACAGCGACTTCCAGCGGCCGCTGTCGAGCTATCAGCTCACCGATCTCGGCAATGAGCGCGGCATGAAGGTGTGGAGCGGCGAGCTGTCGACCGCGATGACCCTGAACCAGGACGTCACCACGGCCTTCCCGGTCGATCAGGCGCTGAGCGACATGCAGCCCGGCGTGTATGTGATGACGGCGGCCCCGAAGGGGCCGACGAGCGGCAATGACGAGGACGGCGGCCAACTCGCGACGCAATGGTTCATCGTCTCCGATCTCGGAGTCGCCGCGTTCTCCGGCAATGACGGCATTCACGTGTTCGTCAATTCGCTGGCCTCGACTGATCCGGTCGCGCGCGCCGAGGTGCGGCTGGTGGCGCGCAACAACGAGATCCTCGCGACGCGCAAGACCGACGACGCCGGCCACGTGCTGTTCGAGACGGGCCTGGCGCGTGGCGAGGGCGGGCTGTCGCCGGCGATGCTGACCGTGTCGGGCGAGAAGACCGACTATGCCTTCCTCAGCCTGAAGACGTCAGCCTTCGACCTGTCCGATCGCGGCGTCGCCGGGCGCGAAGCGCCCACGGGGCCGGACGCTTTCGTCTATTCCGAGCGCGGCGTCTACCGCTCCAACGAGACGGTCTACCTCACCGCGCTGCTGCGCGACGGCAAGGGCAATGCCATGACCGGCACGCCGCTGACGCTGGTCGTCGAGCGTCCCGACGGCGTCGAGTTTCGCCGCGCGGTGCTGCCGGACCAGGGCGCCGGCGGCCGTTCGTTCAGCGTGGCGCTGAACTCGGCGGTGCCGACCGGCACCTACCGCGTGCGCGCCTTCACCGACCCAAAGGGGACGGCGGTCGGCGAGACCACCTTCATGGTCGAGGATTACGTCCCCGAGCGGCTGGAATTCGATTTGAGCTCCAAGGACAAGCAGATCAAGGCTGAGACTCCGGTGGAGGTGAAGGTCGACGGCCATTTCCTCTACGGTGCGCCGGCCTCCGGCCTGCAGCTCGAGGGCGACCTGCTGGTGACGACCGCGCCCGAGCGGCCGGGGTTCCCGGGCTACCAGTTCGGCGTCGCCGACGAGGAGAGCGCCTCCAACGAGCGCTCCCCGATCGAAGGCATGCCGGAAACGGACGAGAAGGGGGCGGCGACGTTCCCGGTGAGCCTGCCCAAGCCGCCGTCCTCCAGCCGGCCGCAGGAGGCGCAGATCTATGTGCGCCTGGCTGAGACCGGCGGCCGCGCCGTCGAGCGCAAGCTGGTGCTCCCCGTGGCGCCCAAGGCGGCGCAGATCGGCATCAAGCCGTCGTTCTCCGGCAAGAGCGTCGGCGAGGGCGACAAGGCCGAGTTCGACGTCGTGTTCGTCTCGCCGGAGGGCAAGACGCTGGCGCGAAGCGGGCTGCGCTATGAGCTGCTGAAGATCGAGTCGCGCTACCAGTGGTACCGGCAGAACTCCTATTGGGAGTATGAGCCGGTGAAATCGACGCGGCGCGTCGGCGACGGCGACGTCACGATATCAGCCAACAAGCCGGCGCGGCTGAGCTTCCAGCCGGAGGCCGGGCGCTATCGCCTCGACGTCAAGTCGGCGGATGCCGACGGCCCGGTGACGTCGCTGCAGTTCGATGTCGGCTGGTACACCGACGGCAGCGCCGACACGCCGGATCTCTTGGAGACCTCGCTCGACAAGCCGCAATACCAGTCCGGCGAGAGCATGATCGTGACGGTCAATGCGCGCACTGCCGGCAAGCTGACGGTCAACGTGCTCGGCGACCGGCTACTGACGACGCAGACCACCGAGGTCAAGGAAGGTACCAACCAAGTCAAGCTTGCGGTCGGCAAGGATTGGGGCACCGGCGCCTACGTCGTCACGACGCTGCGCCGTCCGCTCGATGCGTCCGCGCAGCGCATGCCGGGCCGCGCGCTCGGCGTCGCCTGGTTCGGCATCGACAAATCAGCGCGCACGCTCAACGTGGCTCTGACGCCGCCTGCGCTGGTACGTCCGGGCTCGGCGTTGAAGATTCCGGTCAAGGTCGGTGGGCTCAATCCCGGCGAGGACGCCAAGATCGTGATCGCGGCGGTCGATGTCGGCATTCTCAACCTCACCAACTACAAGCCGCCGGCGCCCGACGATTACTATCTCGGCCAGCGCCAGCTCTCCGCGGAGATCCGCGACCTCTATGGCCAGCTGATCGACGGCATGCAGGGCACGCGCGGCCAGATCCGCTCGGGCGGTGACAGTGGCGGAGCCGAGCTGCAGGGCTCGCCGCCAACGCAGAAGCCGCTGGCGCTGTATTCGGGCATCGTGACCGTCGGGCCCGATGGCACCGCCGAGGTCAGCTTCGATATCCCGGAGTTCGCAGGAACTGCGCGGGTGATGGCGGTCGCATGGAGCGCCACGAAAGTCGGCCGGGCGAATGTCGACGTCACCGTGCGCGATCCGGTGGTGTTGACCGCGACCTTGCCGCGCTTTTTGCTGAGCGGCGACCGCGGCACGCTGTCGTTCGACCTCGATAACGTCGAGGGCGCGCCCGGCGACTATGTCGTCGGCGTCAAGGCCAGCGGCCCGGTCAAGGTCTCCGGCAATGCCAACGTCACGCTGAAGCTCGCCGCCAAGCAGCGGGCGTCGTCGACGCTGCCGCTGGATGCCAGCGGCACCGGTACGGCGCAGCTCGACGTCGATATCAAGGGCCCCAACGGGCTGGCGCTGGCGCGGCACTATCAGCTCGACGTCAAGCCGGCGACCCAGGTGCTGGCGCGGCGCTCGATCCGCACGCTCGCGAAGGGCGAGAGCCTGACGCTGACATCGGACATGTTCAATGATCTCGTGGCGGGCACCGGTACGGTGTCGCTGTCGGCGGGACTGTCGACCGCGCTCGATGCGGCGACCATCCTCAAGGCGCTCGACCGCTATCCGCATGGCTGCTCGGAGCAGATCACCAGCCGCGCGATGCCGCTGCTCTATGTCAACGAGCTCGCAGCCGGCGCGCATCTCGCGATGGACACCGAGGTCGACCAGCGCATCCGCGACTCGATCGACCGCTTGCTGGCGCGTCAGGGCTCCAACGGCTCGTTCGGCCTGTGGTCGGCCGGCGGCGACGATCCCTGGCTCGATGCCTACGTGACGGATTTCCTGACCCGCGCCCGCGAAAAGGGCTTTGCCGTGCCGGACGTGCTGTTCAAGAGCGCGCTCGACCGCGTCAGAAACTCGGTGGTCAATGCCGAGGAGCCGGAGAAGAGCGGCGGCCGCGATCTCGCCTACGGCCTCTACGTGCTCGCGCGCAACGGCGCGGCGCCGATCGGCGACCTGCGCTATCTCGCCGACACCAAGCTCGGCAATCTCGCAACTCCAATTGCCAAGGCGCAGCTCGCCGCGGCGCTCGCGCTGGTCGGCGACCGCGCCCGCGCCGAGCGGGTCTATGCGGCAGCCGCCGACAGCCTCGCGCCGAAGCCGGTGCTGGTGTTCGGCCGCACCGATTACGGCTCCGACCTGCGTGATGCGGCGGCATTGGTGTCACTGGCCGGCGAAGGCAATGCGCCGCGCGCGACGCTGACGCAGGCGGTGACCCGCGTCGAGGCAGCGCGTGGCCTGACGCCGTACACCTCGACGCAGGAGAATGCGTGGATGGTGCTGGCGGCGCGTGCGCTCGCCAAGGAGACGCTGACGCTCGATGTCAACGGGCAGGCGGTGAAGCAGGCGCTGTACCGCAGCTACAAGGCGGCTGAGCTCTCGGGCCAGCCGCTGAAGATCACCAACACCGGTGATGCGCCGGTGCAGGCGGTGGTCTCCGTCTCCGGCTCGCCGCTGACGCCGGAGCCGGCGGCATCGAACGGCTTCAAGATCGAGCGTGGCTACTACACGCTCGACGGCAAGCCGGCCGATATCAGAACCGCGAAGCAGAACGACCGTTTCGCTGTCGTGCTGAAGGTCACCGAGGCCAAGCCGGAATACGGGCACATCATGGTGTCCGACTATCTACCGGCGGGGCTGGAGATCGACAATCCGCATCTGGTGTCGTCGGGCGACAGCGGCACGCTGGACTGGATCGAGGACGGCCAGGAACCGGTCAATACCGAGTTCCGCGACGACCGCTTCACCGCCGCGCTCGACCGCGCCGCGGATTCCAAGTCCGTGTTCACGGTCGCCTATGTGGTGCGGGCGGTGTCGCCGGGCAAATACGTGCTGCCACAGGCCTATGTCGAAGACATGTACAATCCCTCACGCTATGGTCGGACCGGTACGGGCTCCGTGGAGGTCCGCGCGGCGAAATGA
- a CDS encoding phosphatase PAP2 family protein → MSAPDTPSLSSGYLAQLALVGKFSFGRLVRRPQTAPDAAGRQRLQRELLLLGAIGLSVVSVLMFTFDAYEIGLMPARGTPSLWPVRIITEFGQDEYVLGLLAVGVVATILIAPLWPEASRSRLLNFATHVQFFFFAVLLSVLSAQVLKYIIGRGRPFVGGKANAFNFEPFNGTPAYFSMPSAHAVTAFALAFAIAAVWSRLRIPMFIYAIVIALSRLVLLAHHPSDVVAGAVVGLACAMLVRYWFAARRLGFRLGKDGQIVPR, encoded by the coding sequence ATGTCGGCGCCAGACACGCCCTCGCTGTCGTCAGGCTATCTCGCCCAGCTCGCGCTGGTCGGCAAATTCTCGTTCGGCCGGCTGGTTCGGCGGCCGCAGACCGCGCCGGACGCTGCGGGCCGGCAACGCCTGCAACGCGAGCTTCTCCTGCTCGGTGCCATCGGCCTGAGTGTGGTCTCGGTGCTGATGTTCACCTTCGATGCCTACGAAATCGGGCTGATGCCGGCGCGTGGAACACCGAGCCTGTGGCCGGTGCGCATCATCACCGAATTCGGCCAGGACGAATACGTGCTGGGACTGCTGGCAGTGGGGGTCGTCGCGACGATCCTGATCGCGCCGTTGTGGCCTGAGGCTTCGCGCAGCCGCCTTCTGAACTTTGCGACGCATGTTCAGTTTTTCTTCTTCGCGGTTCTGCTCTCCGTGCTATCGGCCCAGGTGTTGAAATATATCATCGGGCGCGGCCGTCCCTTCGTCGGCGGCAAGGCCAACGCGTTCAATTTCGAACCCTTCAACGGCACGCCGGCCTATTTCAGCATGCCGTCGGCGCATGCGGTGACCGCCTTCGCGCTCGCATTCGCCATTGCGGCCGTCTGGTCGCGGCTGCGGATACCAATGTTCATCTATGCCATCGTGATTGCCCTGAGTCGGCTGGTGCTGCTGGCGCATCATCCAAGCGATGTGGTCGCCGGCGCCGTGGTCGGATTGGCCTGCGCCATGCTGGTCCGCTACTGGTTCGCAGCACGACGGCTGGGCTTTCGCCTGGGCAAGGACGGCCAAATCGTACCGCGCTAA
- a CDS encoding glycosyltransferase family 39 protein has protein sequence MVETFARPRFGEPREPKNLVNPGNRLARMIDVVTVSHTRAVTFLLVCGLLLFLPGFFTIPPIDRDEARFAQATKQMVESGDYVDIRFQDDVRYKKPVGIYWLQSAAVETASAIGLPRAQLRIWVYRIPSLIGAIGAVLLTYWTALSFVTRRGAVFAALLMCCSVLLGAEARLAKTDAMLLFTVVAAMGALARVYLSWQRGEDPVHPPWGPPAIFWTALAGGILIKGPLILMFAGLTIVALAIMDRGAGWLSRLRPLWGLMWMLVLVLPWFVLIFLRAGDTFFADSVGGDMLSKIGAQESHGAPPGLYLLLLFITFWPGAPLAAMAAPAVWRARREPGAQFLLAWLLPSWVVFEAVLTKLPHYVLPLYPAIAILTVGALERRVLARNWLRRGAAWWFAIPAITSVVAVIGAIIVTHQPVFLAWPFVAASLIFGLFAWWLYDDGRAERSLLNAGVAAMFLAFVVYGAVLPALTPLFPSAEIARALRNVVCVGPKAAAAGFHEPSLVFMTGTSTQLTDGSGAADFLNHGACRFALVEQRTERAFVQRAEAIGLRYNVAKRIDGYNISQGRPVSIAIYRSEGTE, from the coding sequence ATGGTCGAGACCTTTGCCCGCCCCCGTTTTGGAGAGCCGCGCGAGCCGAAGAACCTGGTCAATCCAGGCAATCGGCTGGCGCGGATGATCGATGTCGTCACCGTGAGCCACACCAGGGCGGTGACGTTCCTGCTCGTCTGCGGGCTGCTGTTGTTCCTGCCGGGCTTCTTCACCATCCCGCCGATCGATCGCGACGAGGCGCGCTTCGCCCAGGCGACCAAGCAGATGGTCGAGAGCGGCGATTACGTCGATATCCGCTTCCAGGACGACGTGCGCTACAAGAAGCCAGTCGGCATCTACTGGTTGCAATCGGCTGCGGTCGAGACGGCGTCGGCGATCGGTCTGCCGCGTGCGCAGCTGCGCATCTGGGTCTACCGCATTCCCTCGCTGATCGGTGCCATCGGCGCGGTGCTGCTGACCTATTGGACCGCGCTCTCCTTCGTGACACGGCGCGGCGCCGTGTTCGCCGCCCTGCTGATGTGCTGCTCGGTGCTGCTCGGGGCGGAAGCCCGGCTCGCCAAGACCGACGCGATGCTGCTGTTCACCGTGGTGGCTGCGATGGGTGCGCTGGCCCGCGTGTATCTGTCGTGGCAGCGCGGCGAGGATCCGGTGCATCCACCGTGGGGACCGCCTGCGATCTTCTGGACGGCGCTCGCCGGCGGCATCCTGATCAAGGGCCCGCTGATTCTGATGTTCGCAGGACTGACGATCGTGGCGCTGGCGATCATGGATCGTGGTGCCGGCTGGCTATCGCGTCTGCGCCCTCTATGGGGACTGATGTGGATGCTGGTGCTGGTGCTGCCCTGGTTCGTGCTGATCTTCCTGCGCGCCGGCGACACCTTCTTCGCCGATTCCGTCGGCGGCGACATGCTGAGCAAGATCGGCGCCCAGGAGTCGCACGGCGCACCGCCGGGACTTTATCTGCTGCTGTTGTTCATCACCTTCTGGCCCGGCGCGCCGCTGGCCGCTATGGCGGCGCCTGCGGTATGGCGCGCGCGGCGCGAGCCGGGGGCGCAGTTCCTGCTGGCCTGGCTGCTGCCGTCCTGGGTCGTGTTCGAGGCCGTCCTGACCAAGCTGCCGCATTATGTGCTGCCGCTCTATCCGGCAATCGCCATCCTCACCGTGGGCGCGCTGGAGCGGCGGGTGCTGGCGCGCAACTGGCTGCGGCGCGGCGCCGCCTGGTGGTTCGCGATTCCCGCCATCACATCGGTGGTGGCCGTGATCGGCGCCATCATCGTCACGCACCAGCCGGTGTTCCTGGCCTGGCCGTTCGTGGCGGCGTCGCTGATTTTCGGCCTGTTCGCCTGGTGGCTCTATGACGACGGCCGTGCCGAGCGCTCGCTCTTGAATGCCGGCGTGGCGGCGATGTTCCTGGCGTTCGTGGTGTATGGCGCCGTGCTGCCGGCGCTGACACCGCTGTTTCCCAGCGCGGAGATTGCGCGCGCGCTGCGCAACGTGGTCTGCGTCGGGCCGAAGGCGGCAGCGGCAGGTTTCCACGAACCTAGCCTCGTGTTCATGACAGGAACCTCGACGCAGCTCACCGACGGCTCGGGGGCGGCCGACTTCCTCAACCATGGCGCGTGCCGCTTCGCGCTTGTCGAGCAGCGCACCGAACGGGCGTTCGTGCAGCGCGCCGAGGCCATCGGGCTGCGCTACAACGTCGCCAAGCGCATCGACGGCTACAACATCTCGCAAGGCCGCCCGGTCTCGATTGCGATCTATCGTTCGGAAGGCACCGAGTAG
- the pbpC gene encoding penicillin-binding protein 1C: MSEGGTSDRELGGRTVPHTPSCPGLTRASIARGDEGAAGRDKPGHDPRRWRSVKRPLAGALFLFVAVILAFTAYTISLGPLPLREAKAVSTNVVDRHGKLLRAYAMADGRWRLPVSAKKDVDPTYLKLLFAYEDQRFYDHHGVDPRALARATIQLGAHGHIVSGGSTITMQLARLLEPRRQRSLHAKLRQIVRALELERELSKDEILDLYLTLAPYGGNLEGIRAASIAYFGKEPKRLSLAEAALLVALPQSPETRRLDRHPEAARRGRDRVLDRMVSENVISAEDAAQAKAQAVPAFRQPMPILAPHAADQASATVKDQPIIRLTLDASLQKVLEPLARDRAIALGPNVSVGIIVVDNDSGDVLAHVGSADYFDEKRAGQVDMTRAVRSPGSTLKPFIYGLAFEDGFVHPESLIEDRPVRFGSYAPENFDMTFQGTVPVRKALQLSLNVPAIVLLDRVGASRLSSRLKQAGGNLVLPKDEAPGLAMGLGGVGVTLQDLAQLYAGFPRLGTTRPMREIMTGEGTDDAREPLRLMDSAAAWQVGNVLLGTPPPENAARNRIAFKTGTSYGYRDAWSVGFDGRVTIGVWVGRPDGAPVPGLIGRVAAAPILFDAFARSGKLPATLPKPPKGALVASNSKLPLPLRRFRPVGELVRTGAEQAPHIQFPLNGSRIDVDRSAGPEASVMPVKVSGGVLPLTMLVNGLAVGEIDSRRQRLIDPPGPGFARLTVIDATGAADTVVVRIQ, encoded by the coding sequence ATGAGCGAGGGTGGAACGAGTGATCGTGAGTTGGGTGGCCGGACGGTGCCGCACACTCCGTCATGCCCAGGCTTGACCCGGGCATCCATCGCTCGCGGCGACGAAGGCGCGGCTGGCCGGGACAAGCCCGGCCATGACCCGAGGAGATGGCGGAGCGTCAAACGGCCGCTCGCGGGCGCGCTGTTCTTGTTCGTCGCAGTCATCCTTGCCTTCACCGCCTACACCATCTCCCTCGGCCCCCTGCCGCTGCGCGAGGCCAAAGCCGTGTCCACCAACGTCGTCGACCGCCACGGCAAGCTGCTGCGCGCCTATGCGATGGCGGATGGGCGCTGGCGGCTGCCGGTCAGCGCGAAGAAGGACGTCGATCCGACCTATTTGAAACTGCTGTTCGCCTATGAGGACCAGCGCTTCTACGACCATCACGGCGTCGACCCCCGCGCGCTGGCGCGCGCCACGATCCAGCTCGGCGCGCACGGCCACATCGTGTCGGGCGGCTCGACCATCACGATGCAGCTGGCGCGGCTGCTCGAGCCCAGGCGGCAGCGCTCGCTGCACGCCAAGCTCAGGCAGATCGTGCGCGCGCTCGAGCTCGAGCGAGAGCTGAGCAAGGACGAGATCCTCGATCTCTACCTGACGCTCGCGCCCTATGGCGGCAATCTCGAAGGCATCCGTGCCGCCTCGATCGCGTATTTCGGCAAGGAGCCGAAGCGGCTGTCACTGGCGGAAGCGGCACTCTTGGTGGCGCTGCCGCAGTCGCCGGAGACGCGGCGGCTCGACCGGCATCCGGAGGCCGCTCGACGCGGCCGCGACCGCGTTCTCGACCGCATGGTGTCGGAGAACGTGATCTCCGCCGAGGACGCGGCGCAGGCGAAGGCGCAAGCCGTGCCGGCCTTCCGCCAGCCGATGCCGATCCTGGCGCCGCATGCTGCCGACCAGGCCTCGGCGACCGTCAAGGATCAGCCGATCATCCGCCTTACGCTGGATGCCTCGCTGCAGAAGGTGCTGGAGCCGCTGGCGCGCGATCGCGCCATCGCATTGGGACCGAACGTCTCGGTCGGCATCATCGTGGTCGACAATGACAGCGGCGACGTGCTCGCCCATGTCGGATCGGCCGACTATTTCGACGAGAAGCGGGCAGGGCAGGTCGACATGACCCGCGCGGTGCGTTCGCCAGGATCGACCCTGAAGCCGTTCATATATGGGCTCGCCTTCGAGGACGGCTTCGTGCACCCGGAGAGCCTCATCGAGGACCGCCCGGTGCGCTTCGGCTCCTACGCGCCGGAAAATTTCGACATGACGTTCCAGGGCACGGTGCCGGTGCGCAAGGCGCTGCAACTGTCCCTGAACGTTCCCGCCATCGTGCTGCTCGACCGTGTCGGCGCCAGCCGGCTGTCGTCGCGACTGAAACAGGCCGGCGGCAATTTGGTGCTGCCGAAGGACGAAGCCCCAGGCCTTGCCATGGGCCTCGGCGGCGTCGGCGTGACCCTGCAGGACCTCGCCCAGCTCTATGCCGGATTCCCGCGACTGGGCACCACCAGGCCGATGCGTGAGATCATGACCGGGGAGGGCACCGACGATGCCCGCGAGCCGTTGCGGCTGATGGATTCGGCGGCCGCCTGGCAGGTCGGCAACGTGCTGCTGGGGACCCCGCCGCCGGAAAACGCAGCCCGCAACCGGATCGCCTTCAAGACCGGTACCAGCTACGGCTATCGCGACGCCTGGTCGGTCGGTTTCGACGGCCGCGTGACGATCGGCGTCTGGGTCGGCAGGCCCGACGGCGCGCCGGTGCCCGGCCTGATCGGGCGCGTCGCCGCGGCGCCGATCCTGTTCGACGCTTTTGCCCGCAGCGGCAAGCTGCCGGCGACACTGCCAAAGCCGCCCAAGGGTGCGCTTGTCGCCAGCAATTCAAAGTTGCCGCTGCCCCTGCGCCGGTTCCGGCCGGTCGGAGAACTGGTGCGGACCGGCGCGGAGCAGGCGCCGCACATTCAGTTCCCGCTGAACGGCTCCCGCATCGATGTCGACCGGTCCGCCGGTCCCGAGGCGTCGGTGATGCCGGTGAAAGTGTCCGGGGGCGTGCTGCCGCTGACCATGCTGGTCAATGGACTAGCCGTCGGCGAGATCGACAGCCGGCGCCAGCGCCTGATCGATCCGCCCGGGCCCGGCTTTGCCCGCCTCACCGTGATCGATGCCACGGGCGCTGCGGACACAGTTGTGGTCAGAATCCAGTGA